Proteins encoded by one window of Akkermansia muciniphila ATCC BAA-835:
- a CDS encoding zinc metallopeptidase, with protein MIELFNIDLLSYTVQTAETAPTHSYTIYWLILLGSMLLSWLVSARMKSRFSEYSQISIPVTGRQVAEQMLKDNHITDVKVISTPGHLTDHYNPADKTVNLSESVYNSNSIAAAAVAAHEVGHAVQHAQAYHWLGLRSALVPIVQLSSNLVGIVLMIGIVLLAMGGSPWVLGLGIGLFAVTTAFAFITLPVEFDASARALKWLDRSHLMNYFDHGKAKSALFWAAMTYVVGALSSLAMLLYYVFIFLNARGRE; from the coding sequence ATGATTGAGTTATTCAATATCGATCTCCTTTCTTATACGGTACAGACGGCGGAAACCGCCCCAACGCATTCCTATACCATTTACTGGTTGATTCTGCTGGGCTCCATGCTTCTGAGCTGGCTGGTCAGTGCGCGCATGAAGAGCCGCTTCAGCGAATACTCCCAGATTTCCATTCCCGTAACAGGGAGGCAGGTGGCGGAGCAGATGCTGAAGGACAACCATATTACGGACGTGAAGGTGATTTCCACGCCCGGCCATCTGACGGACCATTACAATCCGGCGGACAAAACCGTCAACCTGAGCGAGTCCGTTTACAATTCCAACAGCATTGCCGCCGCTGCCGTCGCCGCCCATGAAGTAGGGCATGCCGTGCAGCACGCCCAGGCTTATCACTGGCTGGGCTTGCGGTCCGCGCTGGTTCCCATCGTCCAGCTCTCCTCCAACCTGGTGGGCATTGTGCTGATGATCGGCATTGTGCTGCTGGCCATGGGCGGCTCTCCGTGGGTGCTGGGGCTGGGCATCGGCCTGTTTGCCGTGACCACAGCCTTCGCGTTCATCACGCTTCCCGTGGAATTTGACGCCTCCGCCAGGGCCCTGAAATGGCTGGACCGCTCCCACCTGATGAACTATTTCGACCATGGAAAGGCCAAGAGCGCCCTGTTCTGGGCCGCCATGACTTACGTGGTAGGAGCGCTTTCCTCCCTGGCCATGCTGCTGTATTACGTGTTCATTTTCCTGAACGCCCGCGGCAGGGAATAA
- a CDS encoding PepSY-like domain-containing protein has translation MNISRTLTATLAAAFTLPALADIPASRVPAPVKEQVQKQYPNAGAIEWDFDNDEDVYEAEFHLNGLEYEVKLYPDGTVSLVKADISLQHLPAPVTAAIARDFPGYALRRARQITARGVLKYRVDCRSESPAVRKVELYYSPDGKLLSQKTDD, from the coding sequence ATGAATATTTCACGCACCCTTACAGCTACTCTTGCCGCGGCATTCACTTTGCCCGCCCTGGCGGATATCCCGGCCTCCCGCGTTCCCGCCCCCGTGAAAGAGCAGGTACAGAAGCAGTATCCGAACGCAGGCGCCATTGAATGGGATTTCGACAATGACGAAGATGTCTATGAAGCCGAATTCCACCTCAATGGACTGGAATACGAGGTGAAATTGTATCCCGACGGCACTGTCAGCCTGGTTAAGGCGGATATTTCCCTCCAGCATCTTCCAGCCCCCGTTACGGCGGCCATCGCCCGCGATTTCCCGGGGTATGCCCTCCGCCGCGCCAGGCAGATTACCGCCCGGGGAGTCCTGAAGTACCGGGTGGACTGCCGGTCCGAATCCCCCGCCGTGCGCAAAGTGGAGCTTTATTATTCGCCGGACGGCAAGCTCCTCTCCCAAAAAACGGATGATTGA
- the cobA gene encoding uroporphyrinogen-III C-methyltransferase: MAGFLVAKKRMVELNGGMQQGIVYLLGAGPGDPGLITVRGRELVGMAEVLVYDALSSAEMLNWAPAACERIFVGKRASRHALPQEEINALLVRLGRAGKKVVRLKGGDPYVFGRGGEEADALHEAGIPFEVVPGVTSAIAGPAYAGIPVTHRGYCTQFTVFTGHEGENKKASSLDLRGIAEAQGTKVMLMGMRKLADVCEALIGYGQEPSVPAAAVQWATTGIQRTVTGTVKTLPARVQKAGLGAPAVVVIGDVVKERESLNWFEKLPLFGKRIVVTRTRAQAGELSARLRRLGAEVLEMPVIRIAPPSNRREFAESVVHAHTYDWLVFSSPNGVERFFQAFFAVYRDIRSIGGARIAAIGPGTEAKLREYGLAVDVMPKKFVAEGLVKAFRDAREEIGTIEHSTFLWVRGEEARRVIYDGLNALGAIVDECIAYKTEAETEDVAGAQAAFRERGADIVTFTSSSTAENFFKLGLPWPEGCRAASIGPVTTATLKELGHAPSITAKTHDINGLVEAIVKAAGK, translated from the coding sequence ATGGCGGGGTTTCTTGTCGCCAAAAAGCGGATGGTGGAGTTGAATGGCGGCATGCAACAGGGTATTGTCTATTTGCTTGGAGCGGGTCCCGGCGACCCCGGCCTGATAACCGTCCGCGGGCGGGAACTGGTGGGAATGGCGGAAGTGCTGGTATATGATGCGCTGAGTTCGGCGGAAATGCTGAACTGGGCTCCTGCTGCATGCGAAAGGATTTTTGTGGGCAAGCGGGCTTCCCGCCACGCCCTGCCGCAGGAGGAAATCAACGCCCTGCTGGTCAGGCTGGGCCGTGCCGGGAAAAAAGTGGTGCGCCTGAAAGGGGGCGACCCCTACGTCTTCGGGCGCGGGGGGGAGGAGGCGGACGCCCTGCATGAAGCGGGCATCCCTTTTGAAGTTGTTCCGGGCGTTACTTCCGCCATTGCGGGGCCTGCCTACGCAGGCATTCCCGTGACGCACCGCGGGTACTGCACGCAGTTTACCGTATTTACGGGCCATGAAGGCGAGAACAAGAAGGCGTCTTCCCTGGATTTGAGGGGAATAGCCGAGGCGCAGGGCACGAAAGTCATGCTGATGGGAATGCGGAAACTGGCGGATGTATGCGAAGCCCTGATCGGGTACGGGCAGGAACCGTCTGTGCCTGCCGCCGCCGTCCAGTGGGCCACCACGGGCATTCAGCGCACGGTTACGGGAACTGTGAAAACACTGCCCGCCAGGGTGCAGAAGGCCGGGTTGGGCGCTCCCGCAGTAGTTGTCATCGGGGATGTGGTGAAAGAACGCGAGTCCCTGAACTGGTTTGAAAAACTGCCCCTGTTCGGCAAGCGCATCGTGGTGACGCGCACCCGTGCCCAGGCCGGGGAATTGAGCGCGCGCCTGCGCCGCCTGGGGGCGGAAGTGCTGGAGATGCCTGTCATACGCATTGCCCCGCCCTCCAACAGGAGGGAATTTGCGGAAAGCGTGGTGCATGCCCACACATATGACTGGCTGGTGTTTTCCAGCCCCAACGGGGTGGAACGCTTCTTCCAGGCGTTTTTTGCCGTGTACAGGGACATCCGGAGCATTGGAGGAGCCAGGATTGCGGCCATCGGGCCAGGGACGGAGGCGAAGCTCCGGGAATACGGGCTGGCCGTGGATGTCATGCCTAAAAAGTTTGTGGCGGAGGGCCTCGTTAAAGCGTTCAGGGACGCACGCGAAGAAATAGGAACCATTGAACACAGCACATTCCTGTGGGTGCGCGGAGAAGAAGCGCGCCGCGTGATTTACGACGGGTTGAATGCGCTGGGCGCCATTGTGGACGAATGCATCGCCTACAAAACGGAAGCGGAAACGGAGGATGTGGCGGGAGCCCAGGCGGCTTTCCGCGAACGCGGAGCGGACATCGTGACGTTCACCAGTTCCTCCACGGCGGAGAACTTTTTCAAGCTGGGGCTTCCGTGGCCGGAGGGATGCAGGGCCGCCAGCATCGGCCCGGTAACCACGGCAACCCTCAAGGAGCTGGGGCATGCCCCTTCAATTACAGCGAAAACACACGATATCAACGGTCTGGTGGAAGCCATCGTCAAGGCCGCCGGCAAATAG
- a CDS encoding DNA topoisomerase: protein MSKTLIIAEKPSVATDLARVLGKELGKFTRDKSGAFYQNDRAIITSAVGHLLEQKKPMTEEGKSLPWKFDYLPVIPRKFELEPIKQSEDRLKKVLQLARSKDVTEIVNACDAGREGELIFHNLARYGKWTKPTRRLWMQSMTDEAILNAWHGMRSEADMKPLTNAAVCRSESDWLVGLNSTRALTILQSRGGFNVTPAGRVQTPTLAILTQRELEIQAFEPEPYSEVWAEFDVQSGSYSGRWIDRDWKKNDHPHSRAERIWDPEQAAVIRDRCRGKAGTVTEEKKPVTTVAPLLYDLTSLQREAANRYGFSAKRTLQLAQECYEKHKVLTYPRTDSRYLPEDYLGKVYGIVGTVAEQNPEFAPFARDILDNKRIKPNRRVFDTKKVSDHFAIIPTGKMEKLTGDAQKLFEMVMARFLAVFFPAAVFEDTRRTTLITHQDGVTDAFLTTGRVLVEPGWQAVYGRKAGTSSKEELVPVRDGEQAALREIEIRNAMTKPPARYNEATLLAAMEGAGKLVHDEELAAAMSERGLGTPATRASIIEGLISQEYIVRDGRELLATRRGIELIALLERIGLKTLTSPSLTGEWEYKLKQMEQAALPRDSFMEGIKTLTGEIVKRVKDFREAQQQVELPEMELDCPSCHAHGLKNTLDAVSCRSCKFSIRKVISGRDMADEELKTLIVDGRTGILHGFTSRFGKPFEAGLELNDKFRATLYFPAREEDEAAGVEEAVKVASVAIPDMGEHDVMETAKAWKIPSLTLGKEHAAVSVSRTILGREIPLDQVLKILAEGKSDLMKGFISQRTKRPFDAYLVFNAKTGKIGFEFPPRERKYPAKNAAGKTEGKAEKTGRNAAKTAGKDSKSGGAAKKGRKQ, encoded by the coding sequence ATGTCCAAAACGTTAATTATAGCAGAAAAGCCGAGCGTCGCCACTGATTTGGCGAGAGTGCTCGGCAAAGAGCTTGGAAAATTCACCCGGGACAAGTCCGGGGCATTTTACCAGAATGACCGGGCCATCATCACCTCTGCCGTAGGCCATCTGCTGGAACAGAAAAAACCCATGACGGAAGAAGGAAAGTCCCTGCCGTGGAAATTCGACTATCTGCCCGTCATCCCCAGGAAGTTTGAACTGGAACCCATCAAGCAGTCGGAAGACCGTTTGAAAAAGGTTCTTCAGCTTGCCAGGAGCAAGGACGTCACGGAAATCGTCAACGCATGCGATGCCGGGCGTGAAGGGGAACTGATCTTTCACAATCTGGCGCGTTACGGAAAATGGACCAAGCCTACGCGGCGCTTATGGATGCAGTCCATGACAGATGAGGCCATCCTCAACGCATGGCATGGCATGCGCAGCGAAGCTGACATGAAGCCCCTGACGAATGCCGCCGTGTGCCGTTCCGAATCAGACTGGCTGGTGGGGCTGAACAGCACCCGCGCCTTGACGATCCTGCAATCCCGCGGCGGCTTCAACGTCACCCCCGCCGGGCGCGTGCAGACGCCCACGCTGGCTATTCTGACGCAGAGGGAATTGGAAATCCAGGCGTTTGAACCGGAGCCCTATTCGGAAGTATGGGCCGAATTCGACGTTCAGTCCGGCTCTTACTCCGGCCGCTGGATTGACCGTGACTGGAAGAAAAACGATCATCCCCACTCCCGCGCGGAGCGCATCTGGGATCCGGAACAGGCGGCCGTCATCCGCGACCGCTGCCGCGGCAAAGCCGGCACGGTGACGGAAGAAAAGAAACCGGTCACGACGGTCGCCCCGCTGTTGTATGACCTGACTTCCCTTCAGCGGGAAGCCGCCAACCGCTACGGTTTTTCCGCCAAGCGCACGCTGCAGCTGGCCCAGGAATGCTATGAAAAGCACAAGGTGCTCACTTATCCGCGTACGGACTCCCGCTACCTGCCGGAAGATTATCTGGGCAAGGTTTACGGCATCGTAGGCACGGTGGCGGAGCAGAACCCGGAATTCGCCCCCTTTGCCAGGGACATTCTGGACAACAAGCGCATCAAGCCCAACCGGCGCGTGTTTGATACAAAAAAGGTGAGCGACCACTTTGCCATCATCCCGACCGGGAAGATGGAGAAGCTTACCGGGGACGCGCAGAAACTCTTTGAAATGGTCATGGCCCGTTTCCTGGCCGTCTTCTTCCCCGCTGCCGTGTTTGAAGACACGCGGAGAACCACGCTCATTACCCACCAGGACGGCGTGACGGACGCTTTCCTGACCACGGGCCGGGTGCTTGTGGAGCCGGGCTGGCAGGCCGTTTACGGACGGAAGGCCGGCACTTCCTCCAAGGAGGAGCTGGTGCCCGTCCGCGACGGGGAGCAGGCCGCCTTGCGTGAGATTGAAATCCGCAACGCCATGACCAAGCCGCCCGCCCGGTACAACGAAGCCACGCTGCTGGCTGCCATGGAGGGGGCAGGAAAACTGGTGCATGACGAAGAACTGGCCGCCGCCATGAGCGAACGCGGCCTGGGCACTCCCGCCACCCGCGCCTCCATCATTGAAGGGCTGATTTCCCAGGAATACATCGTCCGGGACGGCCGCGAACTTCTGGCGACGCGCCGCGGGATTGAACTGATTGCCCTGCTGGAACGCATCGGCCTGAAAACGCTCACCTCCCCCAGCCTGACTGGGGAATGGGAATACAAGCTCAAGCAGATGGAACAGGCCGCCCTGCCGAGGGATTCCTTCATGGAGGGCATTAAGACCCTGACCGGGGAAATCGTGAAGAGGGTGAAGGATTTCCGGGAAGCCCAGCAGCAGGTGGAACTGCCGGAAATGGAATTGGACTGCCCTTCCTGCCATGCCCACGGCCTGAAAAACACGCTGGACGCCGTTTCCTGCCGTTCCTGCAAGTTCAGCATCCGCAAAGTTATCTCCGGCCGCGACATGGCGGATGAAGAATTGAAGACCCTTATTGTGGACGGCAGGACGGGAATTCTCCACGGATTTACCTCCCGGTTCGGCAAGCCCTTTGAGGCGGGGCTGGAACTCAACGACAAATTCCGGGCCACGCTTTACTTCCCGGCGCGGGAGGAAGATGAAGCCGCAGGGGTGGAGGAAGCCGTGAAAGTGGCTTCCGTCGCCATTCCGGACATGGGAGAGCATGATGTGATGGAAACGGCCAAGGCCTGGAAAATTCCTTCCCTGACCCTTGGAAAGGAACATGCCGCCGTCTCCGTTTCCCGGACTATCCTGGGACGTGAAATCCCGCTGGACCAGGTATTGAAGATTTTGGCGGAAGGAAAATCCGATCTGATGAAGGGGTTCATTTCGCAGCGTACCAAGCGTCCGTTTGACGCTTATCTGGTCTTCAATGCAAAGACGGGGAAAATAGGTTTTGAATTCCCGCCGCGGGAAAGGAAATATCCCGCTAAAAACGCTGCCGGAAAAACGGAAGGCAAGGCGGAGAAGACGGGCCGGAACGCCGCCAAAACTGCCGGGAAAGACTCCAAATCCGGGGGGGCTGCCAAAAAGGGGCGCAAGCAATAA
- a CDS encoding peptidoglycan recognition protein family protein: MEYRFVWTGFFAVFAALTFCSCSQNDKMRPPAVSFKIQKAPVVPRTPGQMGREVGIKVSYMPKNTYARKRASSMRPRFITIHSTANPKGDANAHSRYLNSGKSRSLNWHFTVDQFGAYQHIPTTETGHHADHSGPGDQYSVAIEMCECTTHNPVVIYNKTAKLAALLMMRYNVPLRNVVPHNYWSGKNCPAPLMTNGRPGYKWSWFISRVDYYYRCLQAGR, translated from the coding sequence ATGGAATATAGATTTGTCTGGACGGGCTTTTTTGCCGTATTCGCCGCCCTGACGTTCTGCAGCTGTTCGCAGAACGACAAAATGAGGCCGCCGGCCGTCTCCTTTAAAATTCAAAAGGCGCCGGTAGTTCCCCGCACACCCGGCCAGATGGGCCGTGAAGTAGGCATTAAAGTTTCCTACATGCCCAAAAACACGTATGCCCGCAAGCGCGCATCCTCCATGCGCCCCCGCTTCATCACCATCCACAGCACCGCCAACCCCAAAGGAGACGCCAATGCCCACTCCCGTTACCTGAACAGCGGCAAGTCCCGCAGCCTGAACTGGCACTTCACTGTGGACCAATTCGGCGCCTACCAGCACATCCCCACTACGGAAACCGGCCACCATGCGGACCATTCCGGACCGGGAGACCAATACTCCGTAGCCATTGAAATGTGTGAATGCACCACGCATAACCCTGTCGTCATCTACAACAAGACGGCCAAGCTGGCGGCGCTGCTGATGATGCGCTACAACGTCCCCCTGCGCAACGTAGTGCCTCACAACTACTGGTCCGGCAAGAATTGCCCCGCCCCGCTGATGACTAATGGGCGCCCCGGGTACAAATGGAGCTGGTTCATTTCCCGCGTGGATTATTACTACCGCTGCCTCCAGGCAGGAAGATAA
- the acnA gene encoding aconitate hydratase AcnA, with protein sequence MTKIAKSTFITGAGTPGQFYSLPALAENGYPRLNRLPVSIRIVLESLLRNCDGLKVTEKDVDNLASWNANNPGSYEIPFTVARIVLQDLTGVPLLVDLAAMRSAVAGLGKDASVIEPLVPVDLVVDHSVQVDWAGCTDALEKNLDIEFQRNAERYEFLKWGQQAFQTFSVVPPSVGIVHQVNLEYLAQGVMEKDGVYFPDTLVGTDSHTTMINGIGVVGWGVGGIEAEAGMLGQPVTFLVPEVVGVHMTGELREGVTATDLALHVTQMLRSHGVVGKFVEFFGDGAAALPLADRATVANMAPEYGATMGFFPMDERCSDYLRQTGRSEEAITTYENYFKAQNLWGMPRNGDLDYTDQLELDLSAVEPAVSGPRRPQDHIRLNSIRDSFRKLVSMPVAEGGYGKKESPEVTVSMHSPAGVPVPVDGFSQEAKLKDGSILIAAITSCTNTSNPGLMLAAGLLAKKAVERGLNVPPHVKTSIAPGSRIASDYFATNSLQESLDALGFETVGYGCTTCIGNSGPLNPELEQAVRDNDIVAASVLSGNRNFEARIHASIKTNFLMSPPLVVAFALAGRVDIDFQTEPLGTDRSGNPVFLKDIWPSSGEIAEAVAKSRNPEAYRELYTITPDKNPRWAAVYAPEGSVFQWNEQSTYIQDPPFFSGFNGQPRTLADITDARPLGIFGDSVTTDHISPAGAIRETGPAGLYLQGMGVDRKDFNSFGSRRGNDRVMTRGTFANVRIKNLMVNGTEGGYTLYFGSRSVPAPDKEIIPAAGTPAFIYDAAMAYAQDGVPLIVIGGEDYGMGSSRDWAAKGTNLLGVKAVITKSFERIHRSNLIGMGVLPLNFANKADYDRITPLKDATFSILGLNNGIAPRQQVTLRVQPADAEAFDVPVIVRIDTPIEKEYYLAGGILQYVLTQILR encoded by the coding sequence ATGACCAAGATTGCCAAGAGTACGTTCATCACGGGAGCCGGAACCCCGGGACAGTTTTATTCACTGCCAGCCTTGGCGGAAAACGGCTATCCCCGCCTGAACCGCCTTCCCGTTTCCATCCGGATCGTTCTGGAATCCCTGCTCCGCAATTGCGACGGCCTGAAAGTGACTGAAAAGGACGTGGACAACCTAGCCTCCTGGAATGCCAACAATCCCGGTTCCTATGAAATTCCGTTTACGGTAGCCCGCATTGTCCTGCAGGACCTGACAGGCGTCCCTCTTCTGGTGGACCTGGCGGCCATGCGCTCCGCCGTAGCAGGATTGGGAAAAGACGCCTCCGTCATTGAACCTCTGGTCCCCGTGGACCTGGTGGTGGACCACTCCGTCCAGGTGGACTGGGCAGGATGCACGGATGCTCTGGAAAAGAACCTGGACATTGAATTCCAGCGCAATGCGGAACGCTACGAATTCCTCAAATGGGGCCAGCAGGCCTTTCAGACTTTTTCCGTGGTTCCTCCGTCCGTGGGCATTGTCCACCAGGTCAATCTGGAATACCTGGCGCAGGGCGTGATGGAAAAGGATGGCGTTTACTTCCCGGATACCCTGGTGGGAACGGATTCCCATACCACGATGATTAACGGCATAGGCGTTGTGGGCTGGGGTGTTGGCGGCATTGAGGCGGAAGCCGGGATGCTCGGCCAGCCCGTCACGTTCCTGGTGCCGGAAGTAGTGGGCGTCCATATGACGGGAGAACTCCGCGAAGGAGTGACCGCCACGGACCTGGCGCTGCATGTCACCCAGATGCTGCGCAGCCACGGCGTCGTAGGCAAATTTGTGGAATTCTTCGGAGACGGGGCGGCGGCCCTGCCTCTGGCAGACCGGGCTACCGTAGCAAACATGGCCCCGGAATACGGCGCCACCATGGGCTTCTTCCCCATGGATGAACGCTGCTCCGACTATCTGCGCCAGACAGGCAGGAGCGAAGAAGCCATCACTACGTACGAAAACTACTTCAAGGCACAGAACCTGTGGGGAATGCCCCGCAACGGAGATCTGGACTACACGGACCAGCTGGAACTGGACCTGTCTGCCGTGGAACCAGCCGTCTCCGGCCCCAGACGCCCGCAGGACCACATTCGCCTGAACTCCATCAGGGACAGTTTCCGCAAGCTTGTCAGCATGCCCGTGGCGGAAGGAGGTTACGGCAAGAAGGAATCTCCGGAGGTCACGGTTTCCATGCACTCCCCGGCGGGCGTCCCCGTTCCGGTGGACGGCTTCAGCCAGGAAGCGAAGCTGAAAGACGGCAGCATCCTCATCGCCGCCATCACCTCCTGCACCAACACGTCCAACCCGGGGCTGATGCTTGCCGCCGGGCTGCTCGCCAAAAAAGCGGTTGAACGGGGGCTGAACGTGCCTCCGCACGTGAAAACGTCCATTGCTCCGGGTTCCCGTATCGCCTCCGATTACTTTGCAACCAACAGCCTCCAGGAATCCCTGGACGCTCTGGGCTTTGAAACCGTCGGCTACGGCTGCACCACCTGCATCGGCAACTCCGGGCCGTTAAATCCGGAACTGGAACAGGCCGTCCGGGACAATGACATTGTAGCGGCTTCCGTCCTGTCCGGCAACCGCAACTTTGAAGCCCGCATCCATGCCTCCATCAAGACCAACTTCCTGATGTCCCCTCCCCTGGTCGTCGCCTTTGCGCTGGCCGGCCGCGTGGACATCGACTTCCAGACGGAACCGCTGGGCACGGACCGCAGCGGGAACCCCGTATTTCTGAAGGACATCTGGCCCAGCTCCGGGGAAATTGCGGAAGCCGTTGCCAAATCCCGCAACCCGGAAGCATACCGGGAGCTTTACACCATCACGCCGGACAAGAATCCCCGCTGGGCGGCCGTATACGCGCCGGAAGGCTCTGTCTTCCAGTGGAATGAACAATCCACCTACATTCAGGACCCTCCTTTCTTCAGCGGCTTCAACGGCCAGCCCCGCACACTGGCGGATATCACGGATGCCCGCCCCCTGGGCATTTTCGGCGATTCCGTAACCACGGACCACATCTCCCCTGCCGGAGCCATCCGGGAAACAGGGCCCGCAGGGCTGTACCTGCAGGGCATGGGAGTGGACAGAAAAGATTTCAACTCCTTCGGCTCCCGCCGCGGAAACGACCGCGTGATGACCCGCGGCACCTTCGCCAATGTCCGCATTAAAAACCTGATGGTAAACGGCACGGAAGGCGGTTACACGCTGTATTTCGGCAGCCGCTCCGTTCCCGCCCCGGACAAGGAAATAATCCCTGCCGCGGGAACGCCCGCCTTCATCTATGATGCGGCCATGGCCTACGCTCAGGACGGCGTTCCGCTCATCGTCATCGGCGGAGAAGACTACGGCATGGGCTCTTCCCGCGACTGGGCGGCCAAGGGCACGAATTTGCTGGGCGTCAAAGCCGTCATCACCAAGAGTTTTGAGCGTATCCACCGCTCCAACCTTATCGGCATGGGCGTCCTGCCCCTCAACTTCGCCAACAAGGCGGATTATGACCGCATCACTCCGTTGAAGGACGCCACCTTCTCCATCCTGGGCCTGAACAACGGCATCGCTCCGCGCCAGCAGGTCACCCTGCGCGTACAGCCCGCGGATGCGGAAGCATTTGACGTGCCTGTCATCGTCCGCATTGATACGCCTATTGAAAAAGAATACTATCTGGCGGGCGGCATCCTGCAATATGTCCTTACCCAAATCCTCAGATAA
- a CDS encoding L,D-transpeptidase, whose product MMNAKNILSIIAGALALAACSGPQEENLRIVPLTVPATVPMTSYGPHARVVVAGIDYTEVHDEWMNPDIMKKATPGNTRVVISRGRQRGQLMVGDEVAMDFPVCVGKASHRTPVGHFRITEKAVHHVSNLYDASMPYFMRLTDSGIGMHVGPVFQTPQSHGCIRMTRSSCVPLFKTVKVGTPVTIVQ is encoded by the coding sequence ATGATGAACGCAAAAAACATCTTATCAATCATAGCGGGAGCGTTGGCGCTGGCTGCCTGTTCTGGCCCGCAGGAAGAGAATTTGCGCATAGTTCCCCTGACCGTGCCTGCAACCGTACCCATGACCTCCTACGGACCGCACGCGAGGGTGGTCGTAGCAGGAATTGATTATACGGAGGTGCACGACGAATGGATGAATCCCGATATCATGAAAAAGGCCACCCCGGGCAATACGCGCGTGGTGATCAGCCGCGGACGCCAAAGGGGCCAGTTGATGGTGGGGGATGAGGTAGCCATGGATTTTCCCGTTTGCGTGGGTAAGGCTTCCCACCGCACGCCCGTGGGCCATTTCCGCATTACGGAAAAGGCAGTGCATCATGTTTCCAATTTGTATGATGCCTCCATGCCTTACTTCATGCGGCTGACGGACAGCGGCATTGGGATGCACGTAGGCCCTGTTTTCCAGACGCCGCAGTCCCATGGGTGCATCCGCATGACCCGCTCTTCCTGCGTGCCGCTTTTCAAAACCGTTAAGGTAGGCACGCCCGTTACGATTGTACAGTAA
- the msrB gene encoding peptide-methionine (R)-S-oxide reductase MsrB, which translates to MKRIYHGPWTLAGLACAILAAVAMLSFFSCGEKGQSSSNDKPHMDNKDLKTIYLAGGCFWGVEKYFSLMPGVKETEAGYANGSTASPTYEEVCSGKTGHAETVKVVFDPEELSLPFLLERYYSIIDPVSVNKQGNDRGIQYRTGIYYADEKDKPVIETSLKRLQQHFRQPLAIEVQPLRQFSRAEKYHQRYLDKNPGGYCHIPPAKFREASQARENEPVYRKKSDEELRRVLTREQFAVTRNNATEPPFRNEYFNNDRPGIYVDVTTGEPLFLSTDKFDSGCGWPSFSRPIKEELIQEKQDFSHGMRRTEVRSKTGDAHLGHVFTDGPKEQGGLRYCINSASLKFIPEQDMEAQGYGKYLPLLHREGTDRKAAEK; encoded by the coding sequence ATGAAGCGTATTTACCACGGACCATGGACACTGGCCGGACTGGCATGCGCCATTTTGGCCGCAGTCGCCATGCTCTCCTTTTTTTCCTGCGGGGAAAAAGGCCAGTCAAGCAGTAATGACAAACCTCATATGGACAACAAGGATTTAAAAACGATTTACCTGGCGGGAGGCTGTTTCTGGGGAGTGGAAAAGTACTTCTCCCTGATGCCCGGCGTTAAGGAAACGGAAGCGGGATATGCCAACGGCTCCACGGCTTCTCCCACGTATGAAGAAGTATGCAGCGGGAAAACGGGCCATGCGGAAACGGTAAAAGTAGTATTTGACCCGGAAGAACTCAGTCTGCCCTTTCTTCTGGAACGGTATTACTCCATTATTGATCCTGTTTCCGTCAACAAACAGGGAAACGACAGGGGAATTCAATACCGCACGGGCATCTATTACGCGGATGAGAAGGACAAACCTGTTATAGAAACGTCCCTGAAAAGGCTCCAGCAGCACTTCAGGCAGCCTCTGGCAATTGAAGTTCAGCCCCTCCGCCAATTTTCACGGGCGGAAAAATATCATCAGCGCTATCTGGATAAAAACCCTGGCGGATACTGCCATATTCCACCCGCCAAATTCCGGGAAGCGTCCCAGGCCCGCGAAAACGAACCTGTTTACCGGAAAAAATCGGACGAAGAGCTGCGCCGCGTCCTGACACGCGAGCAATTTGCCGTCACGCGGAATAATGCGACGGAACCTCCCTTCCGCAATGAATATTTCAATAACGACAGACCTGGCATTTATGTGGACGTCACGACAGGCGAACCTTTATTCCTGTCCACGGACAAGTTTGATTCAGGCTGCGGCTGGCCCAGCTTCTCCCGCCCCATCAAAGAAGAACTGATTCAGGAAAAACAGGATTTCTCCCACGGCATGAGGCGCACGGAAGTCCGCAGCAAAACGGGAGACGCCCACCTGGGCCACGTTTTCACAGACGGCCCGAAGGAACAGGGCGGACTGCGCTACTGCATCAACAGCGCCTCCCTGAAATTCATTCCTGAACAGGACATGGAAGCACAGGGTTATGGAAAATACCTTCCCCTGCTGCACCGGGAAGGAACAGACAGGAAAGCTGCGGAAAAATAA